A DNA window from Macadamia integrifolia cultivar HAES 741 chromosome 4, SCU_Mint_v3, whole genome shotgun sequence contains the following coding sequences:
- the LOC122077242 gene encoding pentatricopeptide repeat-containing protein At4g26680, mitochondrial isoform X2, which produces MNSLRKCWYSSSIDFANKIPNTTASTNNGISGRVKWNPPPIPHRKIPEPRGQDLDFVNIAHSHLLHLDWAKLDALADALTPFRIKHILLKLHKDHVLSLEFFDWVELRRPQIHTLDSYSIILHILTKAYKFGTAQFLLMNTVIPKTLDSPSKLFDAILYSYRLCDSSPRVFDSLFKTYAHMKKFRNATDTFCQMKFHGFLPTIESCNAYMSSLINLQRTDIALSFYREMRRCRISPNIYTLNMVVCALCKMGRLEKAMEVFNEMETMGCTPTIASFNTLIAGYCNHGTLSLAMKLKSTVEMNGCHPNVVTYNTLIRGFCKEGKLHEANKIFTEMKVTNVTPNTITYNTLIDGYSQLGNSEMSGRLYDEMVRNGVKVDILTYNALILGLCKDGKTKRAAYLVKELGKENLVQNASTYSALISGQCMRQNSERAFQLYKSMKRSGCQPNAGTFKMLISTFCKNEDFDGAAQVLREMLDRCMAPDSGLLGEICEGLCKCRKVELATKLCNEIEAKHFMPEGFNRAEYIIDEPEIESTKVTP; this is translated from the coding sequence ATGAATTCCCTGCGAAAGTGTTGGTATTCATCTTCAATTGATTTTGCAAACAAAATCCCTAACACCACTGCTTCCACAAATAATGGAATATCGGGAAGAGTTAAGTGGAATCCTCCTCCAATACCCCATCGGAAAATACCTGAACCTAGAGGCCAAGATCTTGATTTTGTGAATATTGCTCACAGCCACCTTTTACACTTAGACTGGGCTAAGCTTGATGCATTGGCTGATGCTTTAACCCCATTCAGAATCAAACACATTCTCCTGAAGCTTCACAAAGATCATGTGCTTTCACTGGAATTTTTTGATTGGGTTGAACTCCGGAGGCCCCAAATCCACACGCTTGATTCATATTCTATAATTCTTCATATTCTCACCAAGGCCTATAAATTCGGGACTGCCCAGTTTCTTTTGATGAATACTGTCATCCCGAAAACTCTAGATTCGCCTTCTAAGCTTTTTGATGCCATACTCTATTCATACCGCCTCTGTGATTCATCTCCTCGTGTTTTCGATTCCCTTTTTAAAACATATGCACATATGAAGAAGTTTAGGAATGCAACAGATACCTTTTGTCAAATGAAATTTCATGGGTTTCTTCCAACCATTGAGTCTTGCAACGCTTATATGAGCTCATTGATCAATCTACAACGGACAGATATTGCCTTGTCATTCTATAGGGAAATGAGACGGTGCCGGATTTCTCCAAACATTTATACTCTCAATATGGTTGTATGTGCTCTCTGTAAAATGGGGAGATTGGAAAAGGCTATGGAGGTGTTTAATGAGATGGAAACCATGGGGTGTACACCAACTATTGCTTCTTTCAATACATTAATTGCAGGTTACTGTAACCACGGAACTCTCAGCTTGGCTATGAAGCTTAAAAGCACAGTGGAGATGAATGGGTGCCACCCTAATGTTGTTACATATAACACCCTCATCCGTGGATTCTGCAAAGAAGGGAAATTGCATGAAGCAAATAAAATTTTTACTGAGATGAAAGTTACGAATGTCACTCCTAACACCATAACTTATAATACATTAATAGATGGGTACAGTCAACTTGGCAATAGTGAGATGAGTGGTAGGCTTTACGATGAGATGGTGAGGAATGGAGTAAAAGTTGACATCTTGACTTACAATGCCTTGATTTTAGGACTTTGCAAGGATGGAAAGACTAAGAGAGCTGCATATCTGGTTAAAGAACTTGGGAAGGAGAACTTGGTTCAAAATGCCTCGACCTATTCTGCCCTTATTAGTGGCCAGTGTATGAGACAGAACTCGGAGCGTGCTTTTCAGctatataaaagcatgaaaaGGAGCGGCTGTCAACCAAATGCTGGTACTTTTAAGATGCTTATAAGTACTTTCTGCaagaatgaggattttgatGGGGCAGCCCAAGTCTTGAGAGAGATGTTGGACAGATGCATGGCTCCTGATTCAGGTCTTCTAGGTGAGATTTGTGAAGGTCTCTGCAAATGCAGAAAAGTTGAATTAGCCACAAAGCTCTGCAATGAGATAGAGGCAAAACACTTCATGCCAGAGGGTTTCAATAGAGCTGAATATATCATTGATGAACCAGAAATTGAGAGCACAAAAGTAACGCCATAA
- the LOC122077242 gene encoding pentatricopeptide repeat-containing protein At4g26680, mitochondrial isoform X1, which produces MKETIQGGKSMNSLRKCWYSSSIDFANKIPNTTASTNNGISGRVKWNPPPIPHRKIPEPRGQDLDFVNIAHSHLLHLDWAKLDALADALTPFRIKHILLKLHKDHVLSLEFFDWVELRRPQIHTLDSYSIILHILTKAYKFGTAQFLLMNTVIPKTLDSPSKLFDAILYSYRLCDSSPRVFDSLFKTYAHMKKFRNATDTFCQMKFHGFLPTIESCNAYMSSLINLQRTDIALSFYREMRRCRISPNIYTLNMVVCALCKMGRLEKAMEVFNEMETMGCTPTIASFNTLIAGYCNHGTLSLAMKLKSTVEMNGCHPNVVTYNTLIRGFCKEGKLHEANKIFTEMKVTNVTPNTITYNTLIDGYSQLGNSEMSGRLYDEMVRNGVKVDILTYNALILGLCKDGKTKRAAYLVKELGKENLVQNASTYSALISGQCMRQNSERAFQLYKSMKRSGCQPNAGTFKMLISTFCKNEDFDGAAQVLREMLDRCMAPDSGLLGEICEGLCKCRKVELATKLCNEIEAKHFMPEGFNRAEYIIDEPEIESTKVTP; this is translated from the coding sequence GGTGGGAAGAGTATGAATTCCCTGCGAAAGTGTTGGTATTCATCTTCAATTGATTTTGCAAACAAAATCCCTAACACCACTGCTTCCACAAATAATGGAATATCGGGAAGAGTTAAGTGGAATCCTCCTCCAATACCCCATCGGAAAATACCTGAACCTAGAGGCCAAGATCTTGATTTTGTGAATATTGCTCACAGCCACCTTTTACACTTAGACTGGGCTAAGCTTGATGCATTGGCTGATGCTTTAACCCCATTCAGAATCAAACACATTCTCCTGAAGCTTCACAAAGATCATGTGCTTTCACTGGAATTTTTTGATTGGGTTGAACTCCGGAGGCCCCAAATCCACACGCTTGATTCATATTCTATAATTCTTCATATTCTCACCAAGGCCTATAAATTCGGGACTGCCCAGTTTCTTTTGATGAATACTGTCATCCCGAAAACTCTAGATTCGCCTTCTAAGCTTTTTGATGCCATACTCTATTCATACCGCCTCTGTGATTCATCTCCTCGTGTTTTCGATTCCCTTTTTAAAACATATGCACATATGAAGAAGTTTAGGAATGCAACAGATACCTTTTGTCAAATGAAATTTCATGGGTTTCTTCCAACCATTGAGTCTTGCAACGCTTATATGAGCTCATTGATCAATCTACAACGGACAGATATTGCCTTGTCATTCTATAGGGAAATGAGACGGTGCCGGATTTCTCCAAACATTTATACTCTCAATATGGTTGTATGTGCTCTCTGTAAAATGGGGAGATTGGAAAAGGCTATGGAGGTGTTTAATGAGATGGAAACCATGGGGTGTACACCAACTATTGCTTCTTTCAATACATTAATTGCAGGTTACTGTAACCACGGAACTCTCAGCTTGGCTATGAAGCTTAAAAGCACAGTGGAGATGAATGGGTGCCACCCTAATGTTGTTACATATAACACCCTCATCCGTGGATTCTGCAAAGAAGGGAAATTGCATGAAGCAAATAAAATTTTTACTGAGATGAAAGTTACGAATGTCACTCCTAACACCATAACTTATAATACATTAATAGATGGGTACAGTCAACTTGGCAATAGTGAGATGAGTGGTAGGCTTTACGATGAGATGGTGAGGAATGGAGTAAAAGTTGACATCTTGACTTACAATGCCTTGATTTTAGGACTTTGCAAGGATGGAAAGACTAAGAGAGCTGCATATCTGGTTAAAGAACTTGGGAAGGAGAACTTGGTTCAAAATGCCTCGACCTATTCTGCCCTTATTAGTGGCCAGTGTATGAGACAGAACTCGGAGCGTGCTTTTCAGctatataaaagcatgaaaaGGAGCGGCTGTCAACCAAATGCTGGTACTTTTAAGATGCTTATAAGTACTTTCTGCaagaatgaggattttgatGGGGCAGCCCAAGTCTTGAGAGAGATGTTGGACAGATGCATGGCTCCTGATTCAGGTCTTCTAGGTGAGATTTGTGAAGGTCTCTGCAAATGCAGAAAAGTTGAATTAGCCACAAAGCTCTGCAATGAGATAGAGGCAAAACACTTCATGCCAGAGGGTTTCAATAGAGCTGAATATATCATTGATGAACCAGAAATTGAGAGCACAAAAGTAACGCCATAA